From the genome of Salmonella enterica subsp. houtenae serovar Houten:
TTACCCACTTGCCGACCGGGATTGTCGTGGAATGCCAGGACGAGCGTTCACAGCATAAAAACAAAGCAAAAGCGCTCTCGGTGCTCGGGGCACGCATCCACGCCGCAGAAACGGCAAAACGCCAGCAGGCCGAGGCGTCAACGCGCCGCAACCTGCTTGGCAGCGGCGATCGTAGCGATCGCAACCGCACCTACAACTTCCCGCAGGGGCGCGTGACCGATCATCGTATTAACCTGACGTTATATCGCCTTGATGAAACGATGGAAGGTAAGCTGGATATGCTGATTGAGCCGATTGTTCAGGAACACCAGGCTGACCTGTTAGCCGCGTTGTCCGAGCAGGAATAATGGATTTTCAGCACTGGCTGCGTGAGGCGGTAAACCAGCTCGGGGATAGCGACAGCCCCCGGCGCGACGCCGAGATCCTGCTTGAGTACGTGACGGGTAAGGGGCGGACGTATATCATGGCCTTTGGCGAAACGCCGCTTACCGACGTCCAGCAACAACAGCTCGCGGATCTGCTGCAGCGGCGTAAACAGGGCGAACCGATTGCGTACCTGACGGGCTTACGCGAATTTTGGTCGCTGCCGCTCTTCGTTTCTCCCGCCACGCTAATCCCGCGCCCGGATACCGAATGTCTGGTTGAACAGGCGCTGGCGCGATTGCCGATAAAAACCTGTCGTATTCTCGATTTAGGCACCGGAACCGGCGCGATTGCGCTGGCGCTGGCCAGCGAGCGACCGGATTGCGAGGTGACTGCGGTCGATCGTATGCCTGATGCGGTTGCGCTGGCGATACGCAACGCGGAACATTTGGCTATCCGGAATGTGCGTATACTGCAAAGTTGTTGGTTCAGCGCGCTATCGAAGCAGCAGTTCGACATGATTGTCAGCAATCCGCCCTACATTGACGCGCAGGACCCGCATCTTAGCGAAGGCGATGTACGCTTTGAACCGCGCTCGGCGTTGGTGGCGGATGAAAACGGTATGGCGGATCTTACGCATATTATCGACCACGCCCGCCAGATGTTAACGCCCGGCGGCTGCCTGTTGCTGGAACACGGTTGGCGGCAAGGCGAAGCGGTAAGAGCGGTTTTCAGGCGGGCTGGTTACACGGACGTAGAAACGAGTCGTGATTATGGCGGTAATGAACGCGTGACCTGCGGACGTTTTGCGCCATGACAATTGCGATGTTGCTCACGTTTCATCTTATCTGCGTTACGCTCTCCGTCAGTTTGTTTGTCGCTCGTTACTGGTGGCGCTATTGCGGCCATGCGTTGGCCGCCGCGCGCTGGACGCGAATCGCGCCTCCCGTCATAGATACCTTGTTATTGCTTAGCGGCATCGGGTTAATCGTTGAAACGCACATCCTGCCATTCACGGAGTCGGGCTCATGGCTGACTGAAAAACTGTTTGGCGTTATCATCTACATCGTTTTGGGTTTTATTGCGCTTGATTATCGTCAGGCGCGCAGCCAGCAGGCGCGTTTTATCGCTTTCCCGCTGGCGCTGGTGGTGCTGTACATCATCATTAAACTCGCCACCACAAAAATACCGTTACTGGGGTAAGTCATGAGGTCGTTAGCTGATTTCGAATTTAACAATGCGCCGCTGTGTGATGGCATGATCCTGGCATCAGAGATGATTCGCCTGGATTTTCCCACGCAGTTTGTCTACGACGAACTGGAACGTCTGGTCAGCCTGGCGCAGGAAGAAATTAGCCAGCTCCTGTCTCAGGATGAGCAACTGGAAAAATTGCTGGCACTTTTTTACGGCGAGTGGGGGTTCACGGACTCCCGCGGCGTCTACCGTCTTTCTGATGCTTTATGGCTCGATAAAGTCCTGAAAAACCGCCAGGGTAGCGCGGTATCGTTGGGCGCTATTTTATTATGGATAGCAAACCGTCTTGATTTGCCGTTGGTGCCCGTTATCTTCCCAACGCAGTTGATTTTGCGTATTGAATCTCTGGAAGGGGAAATGTGGCTGATTAACCCGTTCAACGGTGAAACGCTTGATGAACATACTCTGGAAGTCTGGTTAAAAGGCAATATTAGTCCGGTCGCCGAGTTGTTTAACGAAGATTTGGACGAGGCGGATAACGCCGAAGTGATTCGTAAATTACTGGATACGCTGAAATCCTCACTGATGGAGGAGCGGCAAATGGAGCTGGCGCTGCGCGTTAGCGAAGCATTGTTGCAATTTAACCCGGAAGATCCTTACGAAATCCGTGACCGCGGGTTGATCTACGCGCAGCTTGAGTGTGAACACGTTGCGCTGACTGATTTAAGCTACTTCGTTGAACAGTGTCCGGAAGACCCGATCAGCGAAATGATTCGTGCGCAGATCAACACCATTGCGCACAAGCAAATTGTTCTGCATTAATTAACCGACATTTTACCTATAAGTGTAAGGCGATCCTATGAAACAAAAAGTGGTTAACATTGGCGACATTAAGGTGGCAAATGACCTGCCGTTTGTGCTGTTTGGCGGTATGAACGTGCTGGAGTCACGCGATCTGGCAATGCGCATTTGTGAGCACTACGTGACCGTTACCCAGAAGCTGGGTATTCCTTACGTGTTCAAGGCCTCTTTTGATAAAGCCAACCGTTCCTCTATTCACTCTTACCGTGGGCCGGGTCTGGAAGAAGGGATGAAGATTTTCCAGGAACTCAAGCAGACATTTGGCGTAAAAGTGATCACTGACGTCCATGAAGCCAGCCAGGCGCAGCCTGTTGCTGATGTGGTTGACGTGATTCAACTCCCGGCGTTTCTGGCGCGCCAGACCGACCTGGTGGAAGCGATGGCGAAAACCGGCGCGGTGATTAACGTGAAAAAGCCGCAGTTCGTCAGCCCTAGTCAGATGGGCAATATCGTGGATAAGTTCCATGAGGGCGGTAATGATAAGGTGATTCTGTGCGACCGCGGCGCGAACTTTGGTTATGACAACCTGGTCGTGGATATGCTGGGTTTTGGCGTGATGAAGAAAGTCTCCGGCAACAGTCCGGTAATTTTTGACGTTACCCATGCGCTGCAATGCCGCGACCCGTTTGGCGCCGCCTCTGGCGGCCGTCGTGGTCAGGTGACCGAGCTGGCGCGCGCCGGTATGGCTGTCGGTCTGGCGGGCCTGTTCCTGGAGTCGCATCCGGACCCGGCTAACGCGAAGTGCGACGGTCCTTCCGCGTTGCCGCTGGCGAAACTGGAGCAGTTCCTGACCCAGATAAAAGCGATTGATGATTTGGTGAAAAGCTTCGACGAGCTGGATACCGAGAACTGATTGCGTTTTTTGCTTGTGTAGGCCGGATAAGGCGCTATCCGGCTTTTTTATCTCAGGCAAAAATCGTCATCAGATAGGCGGCAAATAAAGCCAGATGCGCCGCGCCGTTTAGCACGTTGGTGCGTCCGGTAGAGAATGAAATATGGCACAGCACTAACGAGGCCACCATCACTACCATTTCCGGCGCGCCTAAACCAAACACCAAATCATTACCTGTCGCCCAGGCGATGAGCGTGACGACTGGCACGGTTAATGAAATCGTCGCCAACACCGATCCGAAGAACAGATTCATTGCCCGCTGAACCTGATTATTCAGTACCGCCTTCAGCGCGCCTAGTCCTTCCGGCGAGAGAATTAACAGCGCGACCAGAAAACCGGTAAAGGCGACCGGGGCGTTCATGTTGGTCAGCAACGCCTCCAGCGGGCTGGCATTCATTTTGGTAACGACAATGACCGCCATTAAATGCACGAGTAACCAGACCGTATGCCAGCCGCTGCTGTGCGCTGAGGGTTTACCGTGGTGTGGATTGTCATCATCGCCTTCATCTTCATGTTCATAGACAAATAAGCTCTGATGCGTTTTGGTTTGAATCAACAAAAATACGCCGTACATCGCGGCGGAAATTAACGCAACCAATAATGCCTGACCGGTAGAGAAATTGGCCTGCGGCAATGCCATTGGAAAAACCAGTACAATAATCGCCAGCGGAAACAGCGCGATAAGATACTGCTTAATCCCGAATAAATTCATATATTGCGTTGCGAATTTACGCCCGCCCAACAATAACGAGAAACCGACCAGTCCCCCGGTGACAATCATAATAATGGAATAGAGCGTATCGCGCATGAGCGTTGGCGCGGCATCGCCGGTGGCCATCAGTGCTGAAATTAAACTCACCTCAAGAATAACGACGGACAGGCTTAAAATGAGCGAGCCGTAGGGTTCGCCGAGTCGGTGCGCTAATACATCCGCATGACGGACCACGCTAAATGCGCTGCTTAAAATACCAATAAGTGCAAGGATATTGATGCCAATAACCACTGGTAGTGACTGGCTGTTTCCCCAAAGGAACAGCACTACCAGCGCAAGAACCGGGAAAATAAGCGAAGTCTCCTTATGGCGGGTTTTCACCGCCTCACAGGCATGTGTCATTAGGGTCTCCCTTGTGCAGGTGTTAATATTTTGGAAATAGTAAAGAAGGTAAAAATAGCAGAAATTTGTATTTTTTTAGTGGTTTTTTACGTAGTTTTACGGCGTAGACTATTTTTTTCTTTCAAGGTCATAAAAAAAAGCATCTTGTTTTAACAATGTTTAAATAACAAAAGGTTAGTTTCCGTAAAAAGCAAAAATACACCTCGACTGGCATGTTAACGCATTGTTTACCACACTTAATGTTTTCCCTGAAGACGGAGGCGCTGATGCCGTATAAAGCCAAAAGTGATTTACCCGATAATGTGCGGAATGTTCTTCCAGCCCATGCCCAGGAGATTTACAAAGAGGCGTTTAATAGCGCCTGGGAGCAATATAAAGATAAAGCCGATCGTCGTGATGACGCCAGTCGCGAGGAAACCGCACACA
Proteins encoded in this window:
- the prmC gene encoding N5-glutamine S-adenosyl-L-methionine-dependent methyltransferase, whose product is MDFQHWLREAVNQLGDSDSPRRDAEILLEYVTGKGRTYIMAFGETPLTDVQQQQLADLLQRRKQGEPIAYLTGLREFWSLPLFVSPATLIPRPDTECLVEQALARLPIKTCRILDLGTGTGAIALALASERPDCEVTAVDRMPDAVALAIRNAEHLAIRNVRILQSCWFSALSKQQFDMIVSNPPYIDAQDPHLSEGDVRFEPRSALVADENGMADLTHIIDHARQMLTPGGCLLLEHGWRQGEAVRAVFRRAGYTDVETSRDYGGNERVTCGRFAP
- the sirB2 gene encoding regulator, with amino-acid sequence MTIAMLLTFHLICVTLSVSLFVARYWWRYCGHALAAARWTRIAPPVIDTLLLLSGIGLIVETHILPFTESGSWLTEKLFGVIIYIVLGFIALDYRQARSQQARFIAFPLALVVLYIIIKLATTKIPLLG
- the ychA gene encoding transcriptional regulator: MRSLADFEFNNAPLCDGMILASEMIRLDFPTQFVYDELERLVSLAQEEISQLLSQDEQLEKLLALFYGEWGFTDSRGVYRLSDALWLDKVLKNRQGSAVSLGAILLWIANRLDLPLVPVIFPTQLILRIESLEGEMWLINPFNGETLDEHTLEVWLKGNISPVAELFNEDLDEADNAEVIRKLLDTLKSSLMEERQMELALRVSEALLQFNPEDPYEIRDRGLIYAQLECEHVALTDLSYFVEQCPEDPISEMIRAQINTIAHKQIVLH
- the kdsA gene encoding 2-dehydro-3-deoxyphosphooctonate aldolase; its protein translation is MKQKVVNIGDIKVANDLPFVLFGGMNVLESRDLAMRICEHYVTVTQKLGIPYVFKASFDKANRSSIHSYRGPGLEEGMKIFQELKQTFGVKVITDVHEASQAQPVADVVDVIQLPAFLARQTDLVEAMAKTGAVINVKKPQFVSPSQMGNIVDKFHEGGNDKVILCDRGANFGYDNLVVDMLGFGVMKKVSGNSPVIFDVTHALQCRDPFGAASGGRRGQVTELARAGMAVGLAGLFLESHPDPANAKCDGPSALPLAKLEQFLTQIKAIDDLVKSFDELDTEN
- the chaA gene encoding calcium/proton antiporter → MTHACEAVKTRHKETSLIFPVLALVVLFLWGNSQSLPVVIGINILALIGILSSAFSVVRHADVLAHRLGEPYGSLILSLSVVILEVSLISALMATGDAAPTLMRDTLYSIIMIVTGGLVGFSLLLGGRKFATQYMNLFGIKQYLIALFPLAIIVLVFPMALPQANFSTGQALLVALISAAMYGVFLLIQTKTHQSLFVYEHEDEGDDDNPHHGKPSAHSSGWHTVWLLVHLMAVIVVTKMNASPLEALLTNMNAPVAFTGFLVALLILSPEGLGALKAVLNNQVQRAMNLFFGSVLATISLTVPVVTLIAWATGNDLVFGLGAPEMVVMVASLVLCHISFSTGRTNVLNGAAHLALFAAYLMTIFA
- the chaB gene encoding cation transport regulator; this encodes MPYKAKSDLPDNVRNVLPAHAQEIYKEAFNSAWEQYKDKADRRDDASREETAHKVAWAAVKNDYKKGEDDKWHKKK